In the genome of Longimicrobium sp., the window GCCGTATCTCAGTCCCAATGTGGCCGATCATCCTCTCAGATCGGCTACGCGTCGTTGCCCTGGTGAGCCGTTACCTCACCAGCTAGCTGATACGCCGCGAGCCCCTCTGCGGGCGAGGCCGTTAAGCCCCTTTCATCACCCAGCCAATCGGCCAAATGACATCGTGCGGTATTAGCCCGGGTTTCCCCGGGTTATCCCCCACCCACAGGCAGGTTGCTCACGTGTTACGCACCCGTTCGCCACTGAGGGCCGAAACCCTCCGTACGACTTGCATGTGTTAAGCGCGCCGCCAGCGTTCGTCCTGAGCCAGGATCAAACTCTCCATGAGAATTCAAACAGCTCTTGTTGGATCGAACAATGTTCCGTTCGTCCGGAATTTTTCCTTTGATTCCTCGTGCGCCCGTCCGCCGAAGCGGCCTGCGCGGCCCCCGGGAAGGTATACCCGTGGGCGAGGTCCTCACAGACACTCCCAAACACCCTGATTGTCAAAACTTCACTGAACCGCGCGGCCTGTGGCTCGCGGCAAGGCACGAATAATAAACCCCTGCGGCTGCCCGGTCAACCCCCGGGCCGGCAAATCATCCCGTCCAGCGCCGCCGGGGCAAAAATCCCGAAAACACGCCCAGCCGCCGGAAGCACCGGCGGCCGGGGCGGAAACACGCGAGGCGGTCAGGGGCAACTCAGACTTCTTCTTCGTCTTCGCTCCAGTCGTCGTCTTCGGCGTCCCAGTCCTCGTCGCCGTCCTCATCCCACTCGTCGTCGTCGTCCCAGTCGTCTTCGTCGTCGAAATCGTCGTCCTCACCCCAGTCGTCGCCCTCTTCGGCGTCGAAGTCGTCTTCCGCGGCCTCCTCCTCGACGCGGGCGACGAACACCTCGTCCAGGTCGAACTCCTCACCGACCGCCGGGTGAGCCATCACGTTGGGCATTCCGAAGTCTCCTGTGTAGACGGATAACTGCCTGAGTGGCCCGCGAGCGGGCAGCAAGCAAAACGCCGACCAGCCTCGTTCGGCCCGAAAGTATATCGGCCTTGGGGGAAGTCAAGGGGCTTGGGCGGGGGACTGCGGCAACGACGGTAACAACGGTCGGAACAGTCACTACGGAGCGCGATCGGAGGAGCGCGAAAACAGGAGTGGGGAGAGCCGGCATCGGCCCTCCCCCACTCCCACGCTATGGTCATGGTTCCTACGGTGGTGACCGTCGTGACCGTAGTTACCGTTTTGACCGTAGTTACGTCAGGAAGCTGCGCGCGAAGCCTTCTTGCGGTCGTTGGCGTTCAGCTGGCGCTTGCGGAGACGGATGGTCTGCGGCGTCACCTCGATCAGCTCGTCGTCGGCGATGTAGCCCATGGCGTCCTCGAGCGTCATCTGCCGCGGCGGCTCCAGCAGGATGTTGTCGTCGCTGCCGGAGGCGCGCATGTTCGTGAGCTTCTTCCCCTTGGTGACGTTCACCTCCATGTCGCCCGGGCGCGAGTTCTCGCCCACGATCATCCCCTCGTACACCGGCACGCCGGGAGCGATGAAGAAGGTGGACCGCTCCTGCAGGTTGCCCAGCGAGAACGCCACGCTCTCGCCCCCCACCATGGCCACCAGCACGCCGCGGTTGCGGGTGCTCATGGACCCCACGTACGGGCCGTATTCCATGAACCGGTGGTGAAGGATGCCCTCGCCGCGGGTGGCGGTAAGGAACTCCGACCGGTAGCCGAACAGGCCGCGCGCGGGCATGCGGTACACCAGGCGCACCAGCCCGCCGCCCGAGTTCTTCATCTCGCGCATTTCGCCGCGGCGCTGGCCCAGCTCCTGGATCACGGGGCCCATCAGCGTTTCGGGAACGTCGATGGTCACCTCTTCGTACGGCTCCTGCAACTGGCCGTCGGGGCCCTTGCGCAGGATCACGCGAGGCCGGCTGACGGAGAACTCGTAGCCCTCGCGGCGCATGGTTTCCATCAGGATGCCCAGGTGCAGCTCGCCGCGGCCGGACACCGTCAGCGTGTCGGGCGAGTCAGTCTCCTCCACCCGCAGCGCCACGTTGCTTTCCAGCTCCTTGAAGAGCCGGTCGCGAACCTGGCGGCTGGTGACGTACTTGCCCTCGCGTCCCGCGAAGGGCGAGTTGTTCACCATGATGTCAACCGACACCGTGGGCTCCTCGACCGCGATGCCTTCCAGCGCCTCGATGTTCTCGGGGTCGCAGAGCGTGCTGCCGATGTCCACGTTGGGCAGGCCGGCCAGCGCCACGATGTCGCCGGCGGAGGCCGATTCCACCTCGTGGCGCTCCAGGCCGTCGAAGGTGTACAACTTGCTCACCCGGGTGCGCGCGGACGCGGGGATGGCGCCGCCCTCGAACCCGTTCTCCAGCAGCACCACCGAGTCGCCCACGTTCACCGTACCCCGCTCGATGCGGCCAATGGCCAGGCGCCCCAGGTACGGCGAAAAGTCGATGGTCGACACCAGCATCTGGAACGGACCGACCGGCTGCCCGCTGGGCTCCGGGATCGTCTTCATGATGCTGTCGAAGAGCGGCGTCAGGTCCTTGCGCGGATCCTCGGGCGCAAGCATGGCCACGCCCTCGCGGCCCACCGCGTACAGGAAGGGGCAGTCCAGCTGGTGGTCGTCGGCCTCCAGCTCCATGAACAGCTCCAGCACCTCGTCGTGCACGCGGTGCGGGTCGGCGTCGCCGCGGTCGATCTTGTTGATGACCACGATGGGCTGAAGCCCCAGCTCCATCGCTTTGCGCATGACGAAACGGGTCTGCGGCATGGGACCCTCGGCGGCGTCCACCAGCAGGATCACGCCATCGACCATGCGAAGGATGCGCTCGACCTCACCGCCGAAGTCGCTGTGGCCCGGGGTGTCGACGATGTTGATCTTGGTGTCGTGCCAGCGCACCGAGAGGTTCTTGGCCAGGATGGTGATCCCGCGCTCCCGCTCCAGCGGGTTGCTGTCCATCACCCGCTCCGCCACGTGCTGGTTTTCGCGGAAGGTGCCGGCCTGGCGGAGCATGTGGTCCACCAGCGTCGTCTTTCCGTGGTCGACGTGCGCGATGATGGCGATGTTGCGAATGGACATGGAATCTTATCTCTGTCGAGCCCCACGGCCCGGGTACGGTCTTGCCACGTGGTTCCAAAGAAAGACGGGCGCCTCTCGGAAACGAGGTGCCCGCTCTCGGAAACAGCCCGGTAATATAACCGCTTTCGGCCCTTGGGTCCACCCCCGGAAAGGCTTTATCGATGCTCAGGCGTCGCGGTAGGGCACTTCGATCATCAGCCCGTCGTACGCGGCGACGGTTTCCGGGAAGATCGCCCGCGCCTCGCGCTCCAGCGCCCGCGGGTCGTCGGCGTAGCGGGGAGAGAAGTGGGTGAGCGCCAGCCGGTGCACGCGGGCGGACGACGCCACTTCCGCCGCCTCGCGCGCGGTGCTGTGCCCGGTGGCCACGGCGCGCTCTGCCTCTTCGTGCGCGAAGGTGGCCTCGTGGATCAGCAGGTCGGCGTCGCGGGCGTGCTCGCGCGTGGGGGCGCAGGGACGCGTGTCGCCCGTGTAGACGACCTTGCGGCCCGGGCGCTCGGGGCCCACCACGTCCTCCGCCCGGATCACCCGTCCATCCACCTCCACCGCCTCGCCGTGGTGAAGCTTGCCCCACAGCGGCCCTTCGGGAATGCCCATCTCCCGGGCGAGCGCGGCGTTGAACCGCCCCAGCCGCGGGTGCTCGACGATGGCGTAGCCCAGCGAGCGGCCGGCGTGCGTGGTGCGGAAGGGGACGATGTCGTAGACGCCGCGCTGCACGGCCTCGCCCGGCTCCAGCTCATGGATGCGCACCTCGAAGGGCACGCGCTCCACCCCCAGTTCCACGGCCTGCTTCAGCACCTCGGCCGTCCCCAGCGGCGTCCACAGGTCCATCGGCTCTTCGCGCGCCTGCAGCCCCAGCGTGCGCAGCAGGCCGATGACGCCCAGGAAGTGGTCGGCGTGAAGGTGGCTGAAGAAGATGTCGCTGAAGGCGAACCCCGTCCCGTAGCGCATCATCTGCCGCTGGGTGCCCTCGCCGCAGTCGAACATCATCACGTCGCCCTCGCGCTGAACGATCAGCGACGAGACGTTGCGGCCCACCGTGGGACGCGCCGCGGCGGTGCCAAGGAAGGTTACTCGCATGCGACCGGGCGTGGAGCATAGTGCGTGAGTGCGTGAGTGCGTGAGTGCGGAACGGCAATCGGCACCACCGCCGCGCCTTCCTGCAGTTCACTCCCGCACTTCCGCACCAACGCACTCACGCACTTCCCCTTCCCCTTCATGCCGTCACCACCTCGACGCGCAGCCCCGGCTCGATCTCGGTCTTGGGGATCAGCGCGGGCCAGTACGCCATGATCTCCTGCACGGCGGGGCGGCCGCCGGCGAACCCCGTCACCGAGGGAGGGCCGGCCAGCACCAGCGGCGCGATCTCCTTGGTGAAGCGCTCCACGGCCGCCTTGTCCTGGCCGCGCACGCCCCAGCGCACCGTCACCTCCGGCAGGTCCTTCGGCAGCGGGCCGGCGAGCGGGCCGTGCGTGGCGTTCCATCCCACGTACTCGGTGAGCACCTCGTCGAACTTCAGCCCCAGGCGGTCCAGCCGCTCGCGCAGCACGCGGTCCGCCATCTGCGCCTTTTCCACCGCGTCGGGCCAGGCATAGACGAGCGTTCCCGATGCCTTGTAGCCGTCGGAGTAGGCGATGCTCACCTTCAGCATGTCCGTCGCGTGGCCGCCGCGGACGCCGTGCACGCGCACCCGGTCCGGCCCGGCGTCTTCCAGGCGGATGGTGGTGAAGTCGGCCACCACGTCCGGGGTGATGTAGCTCACGGGATCGCCCATCTCGTAGACGAGCTGCTCCTTGACCGTGGCCAGCGTCACGCGGCCGCCGGTGCCGTCGTGCTTGGTGACGACGAACGAGCCGTCGGGCGAGGCCTCGATGATGGGATAACCGACGTTGGCCAGCCCCGGCATGGTGCGCCAGTCCACCAGGTGGTTGCCGCCGGAGGCCTGTGCGCCGCACTCGTTGATGTGCCCCGCGACGACGCCCGCGGCGATGCGGTCGAAGTCGTCCAGGCTCCACCCGAACTCGTGGATCATGGGGCCGTAGGTGAGCGCCGTGTCGGTGGAGCGCCCGGTGATGACGACGTGCGCATCCTGCCGCAGCGCCTCGACGATGGGCCGCGCGCCGATGTAGGCGTTGGCGCTCTGCACGCGGCCGAGCACGGTGGAGAGCGGCTCGCCGGTCTCCATGTTCTTCAGCTCCACCCCGCGCGCCAGCAGGTCCGGCAGGCGGTCGAGGATGTCGTCGCCCGTGATCATTCCGATTCGCGCGCGCCCCGCCAGCCCGGCCTTGCGCGCCTCGTCCAGCACCGCGTCGCGGCAGCCGGCGGGGTTCACGCCGCCCGCGTTGGCGATCACGCGGATGCCCCGCTCGACGACGGGGCCCAGGATCTCGCCCATCAGCGGCACGAAGTCGCGCGCGTAGCCCGCGGCCGGGTTGCGGCTGCGCTGCTTCTGCATGATCGACATGGTGACCTCGGCCAGGTAGTCGAGCATCAGGTAGTCGATGGGTCCGCCCTGCACCTGCTGCTTGGGGGCGTCGAGCTGGTCGCCCCAGAAGCCCTGGCCGGAGGCGATGCGAATGCAGTCTTTCATCAGGCTCGCGAGAGATCGTATGGATGGACGGCGAAAGCCGCCGCGTGCTCAAGATCCGGTCCCAAAACAGTCCGGAGGCCGCACACCGCAGCCTCCGGACGGGATAATTCACTTCGGCCTGCCCCACGGCAACCCGGCGGCGAAATGCTCAGCTCGGCCGGAACAGCACGCTCACGGGCATCTGCAACCCACCCAGCGCGGCGGAGACCCACCATTCACCCCGCCCGTACACCTGCTGCCGGTGGTATTCACCCGCCACTGGATCTTGGTGGACGGTGACTGATTTCCTCCGCAGATCGACGAGCCAGTATTCCGGAATGGCCGCCTGGGCGTACCACTCCGTTTTCACACGGCGATCATAACGCAACGAGGAAGCCGCCACTTCCACCACGAAGAGGGCGTCCTCATGGGTCGGGTGGCCGGACTCGTAGTCGTCGTCACGGGGACGTGCAACCAGGACATCCGGGAATGGATTGTAGCCGTTCGGGAGCAACAGCACATCTTGCCCGCGGACAACTGCCTGGCCGACACGGGACGTCAGAAAACGAACCAGGCGGTGGACGCACGCCGAGTGACTACTTCCGACCGGGGTCATCTGGATGATCTCACCGTCTACGAGCTCGACCCGGTCGCCTTCGTTGAAGATCCCGATCTCGCCCAGCCTGAAGAACTCGTCGCTCGAAAAGCGAAGGAGTGCGCCGTTGGCGTACGGAATACCCTCCACGAAGCTCGCTCCCGCGGGTGCAACGATCCCCGTGACCGCCATCTGGACCTGTTGCGGGCCGCTGAACCGATACGGACGAACGAATTGAACGGCCATCTCAGGCGCCTCCGGCGAGCAGGTCGTCCACTCGGATCGTTGCGCCGCCCAGCGCAGGCGAGGTGAAGGACGATCCCCGCGGGTGCGGCGCAACTTCCCGGTACCCCCCCGCTTCCGGCCCGCGATGGACCAGGACGCGGTTGCCGGGCAGGTCCAGGACCCAGTCCTCGGCGATGTTCGCCATCGCGTACCGCCGGGCCTTGCTCTTCGTGTCGAATTCGATCGACCATTCGGCGACTTCGACGAGCAGCACACAATCGCTCGGCTGCGGCAGCAGGTTCCGGTAGTTGCGTGGCCGCAGGACCGCGAAGTCGGGAACGAGTTGCTCGGCGCCGACTTGCATTGGGCACTGGACCGAAAGCAGCAGATCGTTCCCGAGCAGCCGGGTGAGATACCTGGTCAGGTGGATGACAGCCGATGTGTGCCGAGGACCTGTCGGAGACATCCGGAAAACCTCCCCGCTGATGAGCTCCACCCGCTCTTCGGGTGCGAAGATGCCGGCTTCGCCCATCCGCTGGAACTCGTCGACCGTGAAGCGCCGCCGCTGCGGCTTGGCGCCCACCTCGATCTCCGGCTCGACCATGAGAGTGCTCACCTGCTGCTCCTGGCTATCTCGCGACACCTACCACAAAGCAACGAACGGGCCCGGGAGCGCACGCAGCAAACGCTAGCGACGCTTTCCGAGCCCGTCAAGTTTGTTCGTTTTACGCCACCTGCCGGACGTGCCCTACAGGTTCGGCGGCAGGACGAACGCGCCCAGGTGCGGGCCCGGGTTGTTGATGCAGGTGCGCAACGCCAGGGCCAGCGTGGCGCGCGTCTCGTCCGGCAGCACCACCGCGTCCACGAAGCCGCGAGCCGCCGCGAAACGGGCGTCGAGCTGCTTGTCGTAATCGGCGCGCACGGCGTCGATCTTGGCCTGCAGCTCGGCGTCGGGCTTTTTGCCCTCCTTCTTCAACGCTTCGAGCTGGGTGCTGAAGAGCGCCACGGCCGCGCTGTCGCCCTCCATCACTCCCATGCGCCCCGTAGGCCAGGTGAAGATGAAGTCGGGGTCGAACCCCTGCCCCGCCATCGCGTAGTACCCGGCGCCCGACGCGTGGTTGATCGTGAGCACGATCTTGGGCACGGTGGCCGTGGCCATCGCCTCGACGAAGCGGGCGCCGGCGCGGATGATACCGGAGTGCTCCGCCTGCGACCCCACCATGAACCCCGACACGTCCTGCACGAACAGGATGGGCGTTCCGTGGCGGTTCAGGGTTTCGATGAAGAACGCCACCTTGTCGGCCGAATCGGCGTAGATGATGCCGCCGAACTTGGGCGCGCCGCCGTGCGGGTCCTTGAGCATGCCGCGCGCGTTGGCGATCACGCCCACGGGAATGCCCTGGATGCGCGCGTGGCCGCACATCATCTCCGGCGCGTAGTCGGCCTGGAACTCGTCGAACTCGCCGCCGTCCAGGATGCAGCCCAGCACCTGGCGCATGTCGTACGGCTGCTTGTGGTCCGGCGGCAGCAGGTCGTACAGGTCGGCCTCAGGGCGTGCGCCGGGCTTGGGCTCCGTGATGGGAAGCGTAGACGTCTCGCGCGGGAGCTGCTTGACCAGGTCGCGGATCTTGCCGATGCACGACCTGTCGTCCGGTGTCCGGTAGTGTGCTACGCCCGAGATGGCGTTGTGCGTCAGCGCGCCGCCCAGCGTCTCGGAATCCACCGTCTGCCCGGTGGCGCCCTTGACCAGGTTGGGCCCGCCCAGCCCCATGAACGACGTGCCCTCCACCATCAGGATCACGTCGCTGAGCGCCGGAAGGTAGGCGCCACCGGCGATGCAGGGCCCCATTACCGCGGCGATCTGCGGCACCTTCAGGTAGCGCCGCATGATGGAGTTGTAGTAGAAGATGCGCGACGCGCCGTACTGCCCGGGGAAGACGCCCCCCTGGTACGGAAGGTTCACCCCCGCGCTGTCGACCAGGTAGATGATGGGCACGCGGCAGCGCATGGCGATCTCCTGCGCGCGCAGCATCTTGGTGATGGTCTCGGGCCACCACGAGCCGGCCTTGACGGTGGCGTCGTTGGCGATGACCACCACCTCGCGCCCGCACACGGTGCCGAAGCCCGTCACCACGCCGGCCGCGGGCGCCTGCCCCTCGTACTGGTCGTGCGCCACGAGCAGGCCCACCTCCTGGAAGCGCGAGCGCGGGTCCACCAGCAGGCCGATGCGCTCGCGCGCCGTCAGCTTGCCGTCGTCGTGCTGCTTCTGGATGCGCTTGGGGCCGCCGCCCTGGCGCAGGCGTGCCTCAAGCCCCCGCAGCTCGCGGGCGAGGGTGTGCGAGCGCGATTCGGCGGCGGGTGCGTCCGCCGCTGCCACGGGAACCGTCACTGGCCCGCGTCGTCGCGATCGCGGCCGTGCTCCGCGAACCAGTCGGCGATGTACTGCACCGCCGCCGTCGTGGGCGTCCCGGGGCCGAACAGCTGCCCCATCCCCTGCTCGCGCAGCGCGGCCATGTCTTCTTCGGGGATGATGCCGCCGCCGGTGATCAGGATGTGGTCGGCGCCCTCGGCGTCCAGCGCCTGCTTGACGGCCGGGAACAGCGTCATGTGCGCGCCCGACAGAATGGAGAGCGCCACCACGTCCACGTCTTCCTGGATGGCGGCGTTCACGATCATCTCCGGCGTCTGGTGAAGGCCGGTGTAGATGACCTCCATGCCGGCGTCGCGCAGCGCGGCGGCGATCACCTTGGCGCCGCGGTCGTGGCCGTCCAGGCCGGGCTTGGCCACCAGCACCCGGATCTTCCGTTCAGACATATCGAGAATCGGATGTACGTTGCGGTTACGCGCCCTGTGGCCCGGATGGGCCGCAGGGCGCATATCATACGGCGGAACGCAAGGCGGCGGCAAGCGAGGCGCCTGGCCAGTGGGCGCCACGAAGAGCTCACGCCTCGTACAGCGTCCCCGGACCGAGGTCCTTCCACTTTACTAAGGTGGCGGATTGGGGTGCCGAAGCCACAACGTCGCCCGTCTTTGGATCAACGATCTCCAACATCAGGTGCTCCGTGTTGACCCGCACCTTATAGTTCGTGAATGTCCAGTTGGTTTCCCCCAAGACGACAAGAACATAGTGAGCTACCTTGGTTGTCTGCGTCAATTTAGTGCTCCTGATAGCGCTGGAGGTGAAGTCGAGATCATCTCTCCGAACGCAAACCAAGGACCCGTTAGAGCCATTTCAGATGCGCAACTGGAGCGTTTAGCTCGCATTGCGCGCCTCAATGGCCCGCAACCCCGCCTGGATCTCTTCGCGCGGTACCCAGCGGCCGCGCACCATCACTGCCGCGATGCGCTGCAGGTT includes:
- a CDS encoding acyclic terpene utilization AtuA family protein, which codes for MKDCIRIASGQGFWGDQLDAPKQQVQGGPIDYLMLDYLAEVTMSIMQKQRSRNPAAGYARDFVPLMGEILGPVVERGIRVIANAGGVNPAGCRDAVLDEARKAGLAGRARIGMITGDDILDRLPDLLARGVELKNMETGEPLSTVLGRVQSANAYIGARPIVEALRQDAHVVITGRSTDTALTYGPMIHEFGWSLDDFDRIAAGVVAGHINECGAQASGGNHLVDWRTMPGLANVGYPIIEASPDGSFVVTKHDGTGGRVTLATVKEQLVYEMGDPVSYITPDVVADFTTIRLEDAGPDRVRVHGVRGGHATDMLKVSIAYSDGYKASGTLVYAWPDAVEKAQMADRVLRERLDRLGLKFDEVLTEYVGWNATHGPLAGPLPKDLPEVTVRWGVRGQDKAAVERFTKEIAPLVLAGPPSVTGFAGGRPAVQEIMAYWPALIPKTEIEPGLRVEVVTA
- a CDS encoding Uma2 family endonuclease: MAVQFVRPYRFSGPQQVQMAVTGIVAPAGASFVEGIPYANGALLRFSSDEFFRLGEIGIFNEGDRVELVDGEIIQMTPVGSSHSACVHRLVRFLTSRVGQAVVRGQDVLLLPNGYNPFPDVLVARPRDDDYESGHPTHEDALFVVEVAASSLRYDRRVKTEWYAQAAIPEYWLVDLRRKSVTVHQDPVAGEYHRQQVYGRGEWWVSAALGGLQMPVSVLFRPS
- a CDS encoding Uma2 family endonuclease — translated: MVEPEIEVGAKPQRRRFTVDEFQRMGEAGIFAPEERVELISGEVFRMSPTGPRHTSAVIHLTRYLTRLLGNDLLLSVQCPMQVGAEQLVPDFAVLRPRNYRNLLPQPSDCVLLVEVAEWSIEFDTKSKARRYAMANIAEDWVLDLPGNRVLVHRGPEAGGYREVAPHPRGSSFTSPALGGATIRVDDLLAGGA
- the rnz gene encoding ribonuclease Z, with translation MRVTFLGTAAARPTVGRNVSSLIVQREGDVMMFDCGEGTQRQMMRYGTGFAFSDIFFSHLHADHFLGVIGLLRTLGLQAREEPMDLWTPLGTAEVLKQAVELGVERVPFEVRIHELEPGEAVQRGVYDIVPFRTTHAGRSLGYAIVEHPRLGRFNAALAREMGIPEGPLWGKLHHGEAVEVDGRVIRAEDVVGPERPGRKVVYTGDTRPCAPTREHARDADLLIHEATFAHEEAERAVATGHSTAREAAEVASSARVHRLALTHFSPRYADDPRALEREARAIFPETVAAYDGLMIEVPYRDA
- the typA gene encoding translational GTPase TypA, with protein sequence MSIRNIAIIAHVDHGKTTLVDHMLRQAGTFRENQHVAERVMDSNPLERERGITILAKNLSVRWHDTKINIVDTPGHSDFGGEVERILRMVDGVILLVDAAEGPMPQTRFVMRKAMELGLQPIVVINKIDRGDADPHRVHDEVLELFMELEADDHQLDCPFLYAVGREGVAMLAPEDPRKDLTPLFDSIMKTIPEPSGQPVGPFQMLVSTIDFSPYLGRLAIGRIERGTVNVGDSVVLLENGFEGGAIPASARTRVSKLYTFDGLERHEVESASAGDIVALAGLPNVDIGSTLCDPENIEALEGIAVEEPTVSVDIMVNNSPFAGREGKYVTSRQVRDRLFKELESNVALRVEETDSPDTLTVSGRGELHLGILMETMRREGYEFSVSRPRVILRKGPDGQLQEPYEEVTIDVPETLMGPVIQELGQRRGEMREMKNSGGGLVRLVYRMPARGLFGYRSEFLTATRGEGILHHRFMEYGPYVGSMSTRNRGVLVAMVGGESVAFSLGNLQERSTFFIAPGVPVYEGMIVGENSRPGDMEVNVTKGKKLTNMRASGSDDNILLEPPRQMTLEDAMGYIADDELIEVTPQTIRLRKRQLNANDRKKASRAAS
- a CDS encoding cobalamin B12-binding domain-containing protein, whose product is MSERKIRVLVAKPGLDGHDRGAKVIAAALRDAGMEVIYTGLHQTPEMIVNAAIQEDVDVVALSILSGAHMTLFPAVKQALDAEGADHILITGGGIIPEEDMAALREQGMGQLFGPGTPTTAAVQYIADWFAEHGRDRDDAGQ
- a CDS encoding acyl-CoA carboxylase subunit beta — protein: MTVPVAAADAPAAESRSHTLARELRGLEARLRQGGGPKRIQKQHDDGKLTARERIGLLVDPRSRFQEVGLLVAHDQYEGQAPAAGVVTGFGTVCGREVVVIANDATVKAGSWWPETITKMLRAQEIAMRCRVPIIYLVDSAGVNLPYQGGVFPGQYGASRIFYYNSIMRRYLKVPQIAAVMGPCIAGGAYLPALSDVILMVEGTSFMGLGGPNLVKGATGQTVDSETLGGALTHNAISGVAHYRTPDDRSCIGKIRDLVKQLPRETSTLPITEPKPGARPEADLYDLLPPDHKQPYDMRQVLGCILDGGEFDEFQADYAPEMMCGHARIQGIPVGVIANARGMLKDPHGGAPKFGGIIYADSADKVAFFIETLNRHGTPILFVQDVSGFMVGSQAEHSGIIRAGARFVEAMATATVPKIVLTINHASGAGYYAMAGQGFDPDFIFTWPTGRMGVMEGDSAAVALFSTQLEALKKEGKKPDAELQAKIDAVRADYDKQLDARFAAARGFVDAVVLPDETRATLALALRTCINNPGPHLGAFVLPPNL